One window of the Fibrobacter sp. UWR4 genome contains the following:
- a CDS encoding CDP-glycerol glycerophosphotransferase family protein, giving the protein MNKLFNALVYRFWSYLYLLYRPYVTYKAKKIRKKNKIRVLFILAELGSWKTEALFKAMLKHPRFEAILGVTTSQEVPGSKQPLIDYIKSKGYDYIDLDNGKNVIEQINPDIKFYYKPYSGSYPISIGFKKHLRSLTCHIHYAFNTGSDFWAFGHLVCKYSWFVFLENEAVYKTRLSVKKIYHGNVAITGYPMQDQLCASKTNYANPWKSCGEKKKIIYAPHHSFPGTNGIGIEYATFLVFGEFLLKMAEKYKDSVQWAFKPHPTLYPKLIKKWGKQKTDQYYKTWESLENTQIELGEYAGLFKHSDAMIHDCSSFTVEYMFSQNPVLFLQLDAKQTDRQGEFGHEAFLAHYLASSESAIESFIKNVIAETDPLREKRISYYNKYLLPPNNKSACDNIISKILND; this is encoded by the coding sequence TTGAATAAGTTGTTCAACGCCTTGGTGTATCGTTTTTGGTCGTATCTTTATCTTCTTTACAGGCCTTATGTAACGTACAAAGCAAAAAAAATTCGAAAAAAAAATAAAATCAGAGTTTTATTTATTTTGGCTGAACTTGGATCTTGGAAAACAGAAGCACTGTTTAAGGCTATGCTAAAGCATCCTAGATTTGAAGCAATACTTGGAGTAACAACATCACAAGAGGTACCCGGTTCAAAACAACCTCTTATTGACTATATAAAATCCAAGGGATATGATTACATAGATCTTGATAATGGGAAAAATGTCATAGAACAAATAAACCCTGATATCAAATTCTATTACAAACCGTACAGCGGTTCATATCCCATATCAATAGGTTTCAAAAAACATCTTCGTTCACTAACATGTCATATTCACTATGCATTCAATACAGGCAGTGACTTTTGGGCTTTTGGCCACCTGGTTTGCAAATATTCATGGTTTGTCTTCTTAGAAAACGAAGCCGTTTACAAAACACGATTATCAGTAAAAAAGATTTACCACGGCAACGTTGCAATAACAGGCTACCCGATGCAAGATCAATTATGTGCAAGTAAAACCAATTACGCCAATCCATGGAAATCCTGTGGTGAAAAGAAAAAAATCATTTATGCACCACACCATTCTTTTCCAGGAACAAACGGAATAGGTATTGAATACGCAACATTTTTGGTATTCGGGGAATTTTTACTTAAAATGGCCGAAAAATATAAAGACTCCGTTCAATGGGCATTCAAACCCCACCCGACTCTTTATCCCAAACTGATAAAGAAATGGGGCAAACAAAAAACGGACCAATACTATAAAACATGGGAATCTTTAGAAAACACTCAAATTGAACTTGGAGAATACGCAGGTTTATTTAAACATTCTGACGCAATGATTCATGATTGCAGCTCTTTTACCGTTGAATATATGTTTAGCCAAAACCCAGTTCTTTTTTTACAACTGGACGCAAAGCAAACTGACCGACAGGGAGAATTCGGGCATGAAGCATTCCTTGCTCACTACTTAGCATCTTCAGAGAGTGCTATCGAATCATTTATAAAAAATGTAATCGCAGAAACAGACCCACTACGAGAAAAACGCATCTCGTACTACAACAAATACTTACTGCCCCCGAACAACAAATCAGCATGCGACAACATTATCTCTAAAATTTTAAATGACTAA
- a CDS encoding 2-C-methyl-D-erythritol 4-phosphate cytidylyltransferase: protein MNIALLTAGGVGNRMGQDIPKQFMCIDNQPVIIYTMQAFQYHPEIDAIAVVCLPGWSVILQAYANQYNITKLKWIFDGADSNQGSIYNGITGLKKSGCSDDDIILVHDGVRPLVDPRIITDNIATCKEFGYAVTGLTCKEAIMELVGQTVTDIDIPRERLVRTQTPHTYKLSTLLEAHQKAISQGITDTVASCTLLALTGVKNQHIVEGSEKNGLKLTRPQDVDLFKALIHTNPEPWMK, encoded by the coding sequence ATGAACATAGCTTTATTAACCGCAGGTGGAGTTGGCAACAGAATGGGACAGGACATCCCAAAGCAATTTATGTGCATAGACAACCAACCCGTCATCATTTACACTATGCAAGCATTTCAGTATCACCCTGAAATAGATGCTATCGCTGTAGTCTGCCTTCCCGGTTGGAGCGTGATTCTACAAGCATACGCAAATCAATATAACATAACGAAGCTAAAATGGATTTTTGACGGGGCAGATTCAAATCAAGGGTCCATTTACAACGGTATAACGGGACTTAAAAAAAGCGGCTGCTCTGATGACGATATAATCCTTGTTCATGACGGTGTTAGACCTCTTGTTGATCCCAGAATTATCACAGACAATATTGCAACATGTAAAGAGTTTGGCTATGCAGTCACTGGACTAACATGTAAAGAAGCCATCATGGAACTTGTCGGCCAAACGGTAACCGACATCGACATTCCTAGAGAACGACTTGTTCGAACCCAGACTCCCCACACGTATAAATTAAGCACACTCCTAGAAGCCCACCAAAAAGCCATTTCTCAGGGAATCACAGATACAGTTGCATCATGCACCTTACTGGCTTTAACCGGAGTAAAAAATCAACATATTGTTGAAGGTTCTGAAAAAAACGGATTAAAATTAACAAGGCCCCAAGATGTGGACTTATTTAAAGCACTCATCCACACAAACCCAGAACCCTGGATGAAATAA